TCACATTTCCGTATTATTTTTCATCATATTTTACCCAATATTGTTGCTCCGGTAATTGTAATTTCAGCAGCCAATTTTGCCAGTGCCATTCTTGTAGAAGCCGGGCTTAGCTTTTTAGGCTTAGGCGTAGCTCCTCCAACACCAAGCTGGGGAAGTATGATACGCGAAAATTATAGTTCTATTTTTTTCGATTCATCTTACCTTGCCCTACTGCCCGGACTTGCTATTCTCTTATTGGTACTAACATTTATGCTATTCGGTAAGGGTTTACGCGAAGTATTTAATGTACGCTCCTATTGATTTGATTTCATTTGTCATAGCTTTGCAAAATGCAAAAAATGCTTACTTTTGCGCTTCAAAATAAATTTGATTAGCAATGGAAATTCCTTCAAGATATAGTCCTCAAGAAATAGAAGAAAAATGGTATAAGTTTTGGCTCGACAAAAATTACTTTCATTCAGAGCCCGACGAACGTGAGCCGTTCACCATCGTAATTCCACCTCCCAATGTAACAGGAGTTCTTCATATGGGGCATATGCTTAACAATACCATTCAAGATGTTTTGGTTCGTAGAGCCAGAATGCAAGGGAAAAACGCTTGCTGGGTTCCGGGTACCGATCACGCTTCTATTGCTACTGAAGCTAAAGTGGTAAATCACCTGAAAGAACAAGGGATAGACAAAGCCACCTTAAGTCGTGATGAATTTATGGAGCATGCTTGGGAATGGAAAGAAAAACACGGAGGAATTATTCTTGAGCAATTGAAGAAATTAGGTGCCAGTTGCGATTGGGAGCGCACCAAATTTACAATGGATCCGGATCTCTACGATTCTGTTATTGATGTATTTATAGATTTATACAATAAAGGATTGATTTACCGTGGTGTTCGCATGGTAAACTGGGATCCAAAAGCCTTAACTGCGCTCTCTGATGAGGAAGTAATCCATAAAGAAATAAAATCAAAGCTCTATTATATTCGCTATCAAGTTGAAGGCGAAAAAGATAAGTGGGTAACCATTGCCACAACGCGTCCGGAAACTATTCTTGGCGATACTGCCGTTTGTATCCACCCCGAAGACGAACGTTTTCAACACCTAAAAGGAAAACGTGTTTTAGTTCCTTTAGTAAATCGTGCTATTCCTATTATTCAAGACGAATATGTAGATAGAGAATTTGGAACAGGTTGTTTAAAAATAACCCCTGCTCACGATATTAACGATTATAATCTTGGACTAAAATATAAGCTTGATGTTATCGATATTTTTAATGATAACGGAACATTAAACAAATCGGCAGAACTTTATATTGGAAAAGATCGCTTTGTTGTAAGAAAAGAAATTTCAGAAGAACTGGAAGAAAAAGGCTTTATGGTTAAAATAGAAGATTACACCAATAAAGTTGGCTTTTCTGAACGTACCGATGAAGTAATAGAACCTAAACTTTCTTTGCAATGGTTTATGAAGATGCAAGATTTAGCTAAGCCTGCATTGGATGTTGTAATGAACGACAGCATTAAATTTCATCCTGCAAAAGTTAAAAATACTTACAAACACTGGATGGAGAATGTAAAAGACTGGTGTATCTCTCGTCAGCTTTGGTGGGGACAACGTATTCCGGTTTATTACCTTCCAAACAACGAAATGGTGGTAGCTAAATCTACCGAAGAAGCTTTGCTAAAAGCCAAAGAAACCTATCCTGAACTTGGAAATATCAGTTTGAATGACTTGATACAAGACGAAGACGTTTTAGATACTTGGTTCTCTTCCTGGCTATGGCCAATTTCTGTTTTCGATG
This portion of the Bacteroidales bacterium genome encodes:
- a CDS encoding valine--tRNA ligase encodes the protein MEIPSRYSPQEIEEKWYKFWLDKNYFHSEPDEREPFTIVIPPPNVTGVLHMGHMLNNTIQDVLVRRARMQGKNACWVPGTDHASIATEAKVVNHLKEQGIDKATLSRDEFMEHAWEWKEKHGGIILEQLKKLGASCDWERTKFTMDPDLYDSVIDVFIDLYNKGLIYRGVRMVNWDPKALTALSDEEVIHKEIKSKLYYIRYQVEGEKDKWVTIATTRPETILGDTAVCIHPEDERFQHLKGKRVLVPLVNRAIPIIQDEYVDREFGTGCLKITPAHDINDYNLGLKYKLDVIDIFNDNGTLNKSAELYIGKDRFVVRKEISEELEEKGFMVKIEDYTNKVGFSERTDEVIEPKLSLQWFMKMQDLAKPALDVVMNDSIKFHPAKVKNTYKHWMENVKDWCISRQLWWGQRIPVYYLPNNEMVVAKSTEEALLKAKETYPELGNISLNDLIQDEDVLDTWFSSWLWPISVFDGIRNPDNKEINYYYPTNDLVTAPEILFFWVARMVMSGLEYRKEIPFKNVYFTGIVRDKLGRKMSKSLGNSPDPIKLINEYGADGVRVGMLLTSPAGNDLPFDEALCEQGRNFSNKIWNALRLVKGWEIAKIEQPEYAKRGIEWLDARINESLIQIEDHFSKYRLSDALMSTYRLIWDDFCSNYLEIIKPAYQAPIDEKTYLQTIALFEKLMKILHPFMPFLTEEIWHLLAERDEEDNIILAQIPKAGEFNSSHLSHFATASEVINQIRKVRKEKNIPNKEKLELFYKGNLNPDFQSVILKLGNLSVLENTTEKPDSSLGFMVGATEFFLPIKDAIDIEAETAKLKAELKYFEGFSKSIEKKLSNERFVNNAPKKVVELERKKLSDAAQ